The proteins below are encoded in one region of Halichoerus grypus chromosome X, mHalGry1.hap1.1, whole genome shotgun sequence:
- the BEX5 gene encoding protein BEX5, whose protein sequence is MENAPQESKGDEQAPVQNEEEAHPLGGGEGQEPGGNIRAGWAPPAHDVREDMPNRLVNNLDMIDGDADDMERFMEEMRELRRKIRELQLRYSLRILIGDPPHHDHHDEFCLMP, encoded by the coding sequence atGGAAAATGCCCCCCAGGAAAGCAAAGGAGACGAGCAGGCTCCGGTGCAGAATGAAGAAGAAGCCCACCCTTTGGGAGGTGGTGAAGGCCAGGAGCCTGGAGGAAATATTAGAGCGGGTTGGGCCCCACCTGCCCATGATGTTAGAGAGGATATGCCCAATAGGCTTGTCAATAACCTTGACATGATAGATGGAGATGCAGATGATATGGAACGGTTCATGGAGGAGATGAGAGAGCTAAGGAGGAAAATTAGGGAGCTTCAGTTGAGGTACAGTTTGCGCATTCTTATAGGCGATCCCCCTCACCATGACCATCATGATGAGTTTTGCCTTATGCCTTGA